The genome window AATGGCAGCGCGAAGGCGGCGCCTATAATTACGGTGGTCCGGTCGCCTTCTTCAGCCTCGAAATGAGCGCCGACCAGCTCGCCACGCGTATCCTCGCCGAACAGGCCGAGATCACCAGCGAGGCTCTGCGATCGGGCAAGATCACCCGCGACGAATTCCAGAAACTGAGCTTCGCCAGCCAGCGCCTCGCGGAACTCCCGCTCTATATCGACGACACGCCTGCGCTGACGATCGCGGCGCTGCGCACGCGCGCCAGACGGCTGAAGCGGCGCCACGATATCGGCCTGATCGTGGTCGACTATCTCCAGCTGTTGCAGGGCGCAGGCCGCGCGAGCGACAACCGCGTCAACGAGATTTCGGAGATCAGCCGCGGATTGAAGACGCTCGCCAAGGAGCTGAACGTGCCGGTGATCGCCCTATCGCAGCTGTCGCGTGCCGTCGAACAGCGCGAGGACAAGCGGCCAATGCTGTCCGATCTGCGCGAATCGGGCTCGATCGAACAGGACGCCGACATGGTGTGGTTCATCTATCGCGGCGATTATTATCACGAGGCGCTGCGCCCCGACATGCCCGGCCCCGAAAGCTCGCCCGACGTGCTGGAGAAATACCGGATCTGGGAAGAACGCTATCTCGAACTGCGCAACCGGGCGACGCTGATCGTGGCGAAGCAGCGCCACGGTTCGACCGGCAACGTGCCGCTCCATTTCCACAGCGAGATCACCAAGTTCACCTCGCCCGCCAAGCGCGATTATTCGGACTGGGGCGAAGGATAGGGCGCGTTCGGGTCAAAGCCCCAGATTGAGCCCGCGCGACACGTTGTAATCCATTACCGTCACCAGGAACCAGCTGACATTCCAGCGTATCCGGTTCCAAAGGCTCGCCTCGCGCCTGTGCTGGTCTGACGTGATCCGGTTCGAGGCGTCTTCATGCGCGGCGATGAAGTCGCGCATCGTGTCCGCCAGCCCCCTGTCCTCGATCCGCAGCATCAGTTCGAGATTGATATAGAGGCTGCGCATGTCGAAATTCGCGCTGCCGAGATAGACCGCATCGTCGAGCACGACGATCTTCATATGCAGCTTGCAGGGTGCGAATTCGAAGATGTGCGCCCGTTTCCTGAGCAGGTAGTCATAGAGCGAGCGCGTCGCCCCGATGGTGGCGCCATTGTCGCTCTTCGCCGCCATGATCAGCCGGGTCTCGCCCTTCTGGGCGATCCGCCCGATCCGGCGCAGCAGCTTCATCGGCGGCGAGAAATAGGCCATCACCATGTCCAGCCGCCGCCCTTCTTCGAGGTCGCGCTGGACACATTGCGCCCAGCTGGACAGGTGCCGGCTCGGCCCCCCGATCAGCAATCGCACCGCGCCTTCGCCGCCATCCCATTGGCTGACCGTGCGCTTGATGGCGCGGAACTGCGCTTCGGAATCGGCGATCCAGGTATCGAGTTTGTCCAGCCAGCGATCGAGCAGGTCGACGGCCGAGCCTTCGACGGTCAAGCCTAGATCGTGCCAGCCATTCTGGTCCGGCGGGGCGAAATAGCCTTTCTCGACATTGAAGCCGCCGATCATCGCGCGCGCGCGGTCGGCGATGGCAAGCTTCTGGTGGTTGCGGATCAGATAACGGCGGCTCCATTTGGCCTGGAAGCGGGTGAAGCGCCCGCCCGCCTCGACGAGCGGCGCGAAGAAGTCGTCATCGACCTTGTCCGATCCGAAGCCGTCGATCGCGAGCGAGACGGCGACGCCGCGCTGCGCCGCGCGGACCAGGGCATCGCGCACGCGCTCCCCGCACGCATCGTCCCCATACATGTAATAGAAGGCGCGGAAACTCGTCTCCGCGCCGTCGATCAAAGCGACCAGAGCATCCAGCCGGTCCTGGCCGGCGGGGTAGAAGGTAAGCGACTGCCCCTGCGCTTCGACGGTGAAAGGCTCGGCATCCTGCCATGCCGCCGCCCTTTCGCTGGAAGCCTGACTATCGCGGTCCGGGAGGGGGGCTGGTTGCGCCATCTTCCGCCTTCTAGGCGAAGCGACAGGCTGGGCGCAATTCCTTGACTCATCGGCAGTGACGCTCTAACTCGCGCGCTTCCCTGGAATTCCTGACTTTCTCGAGTGCTGCATGGCGCGCGTCACCGTCGAAGATTGCGTAGACAAGGTTCCCAACCGGTTCGATCTGGTCCTGCTCGCCGCCCAGCGCGCGCGCGAGATCTCGGGCGGCGCGGAACTGACCATCGAGCGCGATCGCGACAAGAACCCGGTCGTGGCCCTGCGCGAAATCGCGGAACAGACCGTCAAGCCGAAGGATCTGATGGAAGCCTCGGTCGTCAATCTGCAGAAGATCCTGCCCGATGACGAGGACGATGCGGACGAGGTCGGCTCGCTCAGCCAGTCGGCCGAAGCGCTGCGGATCACCGCATCCGCCCCGACCCGTTCGACCTCGATCGGCGCCGATTACGAGGGTTGATCTCGGGGGCTGATACCCTCGCATCAGACAGAAAAAAGGCCGCCCCTGTCCGGGCGGCCTTTTTCGTTTCTGCTTGGTTTATTGGCCGCGCCCGGTCTCGCCCTGCAATTCGTCGATCATCTTCGATGCGTCCGCCTTGCTCAGTTCGGTGTCGTAGCGCTCGGGGCAGCCCGCTTCCTCGCACAAAGTCTTGAGATAGCTCGCCTGCGCGCCGGTCATCCGCTCGTCGCCCGTGGTCCAGTCATCCGGGTCCTTTTCGGCGTTGGAGACCGGATCGGATTTGGGATGCTCGTTCGGTCGGGTGGCAGTCATCTATAATCTCCTTTCCTGACCGAACGCCGATGTTCGACAAATGTTCCAACTGGACGCGGGCGGCCCTGCCGCGATAAGGGCATGGGCGGAGGGCAATCATGAGCGATTTTGGCGATGGCATCGGCACCGCTGTCGAAGGGGGCCTGTTCGCGCGAGCGGTGGGCGCGGGAAGCAAGGCGAATGCCGCGAACGGCCAGCCGCTCGATCACGGCCATTTCGCCGAGAGCGCCTGCCTCAATTGCGGCACGGCGCTACAGAGACCGCATTGCCACCAATGCGGCCAAGCGGCGCATCTTCACCGCACGCTGGGCGCCTTCATGCACGATCTCCTGCACGGGGCGCTGCATTTCGAAGGCAAGACCTGGAAAACCCTGCCCATGCTGGTGGCGAAGCCGGGCGAATTGACCCGCCGCTATATCGAGGGGGAGCGGGCGCGGTTCGTGTCGCCGATGGCGCTGTTCCTGTTCACCATCTTCCTGATGTTCGCCATCTTTCAGGCGATCGGGCTGACGACGCCGACCGAGCTTAATCCGGGCGCGAATATGCGCCAGACGCTGGAAACCGCGGAGCAGGCGTTGGAGGCCGAGCGGGTCGAGGCCCAGGCTGAACTCGCCGCCCTCGCCCCCGACGCGCCCGAGCGGACCGCCGCCGCGGAACGTGTTGCGAAGGCGGATCAGAGCATCGCCGATTTGCGCCGCAGCGAAGAGGTTCTGGCCGAGCAGGATATCATGGCGGGCGATTTCACCACCGGCACGACCGGGATCGCATTCATCGATCACGGACTGGAGAAATGGCAGAAGAACCCCGGCCTGATGCTCTACAAATTGCAGGCCAACGGGTACAAGTTCAGCTGGCTGTTGATCCCGATCTCGGTGCCGTTCGTGTGGATGCTGTTCCTGTGGCGGCCCGGCTTCCGCGCCTACGATCATGCGATTTTCGTGACCTATTCGATCGCCTTCATGTCGCTGTTTTTCATCGTCCTGTCGCTGGCGATCAAGGCCGGAGCGCCCGAGTGGTTATACGGCACGCTGCTGTTCTTCGCGCCGCCGATCCATATCTACAAACAGCTGCGCGGCGCCTATTCGCTCAGCCGGTTTTCGGCCTTCTGGCGATTGAATGCGCTGCTGTTTTTCATCATCGTCGTGGCGGTGGTGTTCTTCAACCTGCTGCTGGTGATCGGCGCGTTCTGAGGGCGGCTGCGATGCCGGTCAGGTGCAGGGGTATTCGCGCACCAGAGCGCTGCGCCATGCCTGGACGAGCGTGACGCGCTTGCGTTGGGCTTCCGGCACCCGGCCCAGCATGTCGACGACCATCTGCGGCGACATCCCCTTCTTGCGCTGCGCTTCGCTGACGCAATAGATCGGCGCGCCCCGGCTTTTCGCCGCCTCGTTCTCGTCCCGCACGCGCTCGCCCGCATCCTTCATCGCCGCCATGGCCGGACGGGTGCGCTTGTCGAACATCGCCTTCATACCCTTCGCGCTCAGATCCTTCGCGTCGAGATAGAAGCTCTGGGCATTGACGTCACCGGGCGCGGCCTGCGCCGCAGCAGGGCCGAGGATCAGCGCGCCGAGGACAAGAATACGGGTAGACATACAGAAAAGCTCCGGCCGACTTGTGTCGGGCGGAGCTTTTCCTGTCCTTCGGATGAACGCGGGTTGAAGCGTTCGCGGTAGTGGGATCAGGCGCCCGCAGGCGCTCCCTCGCCAGAGCCGCCGAACTTGCGGCCCGCCTTGGGAACCGCACTGCCCGACACCGGCTTGACCGCGATCGGCCCCTTGGGCTGGTCGGGCCGGTCGAGCTTGCCGTCCTTCAAGAGCTGGTCGATCTCGTCACCCGTCAGCGTCTCATATTCGAGCATCGCCTGGGCGAGCAGGTGCAGCTTGTCCTCCTGATCGGTGAGGATATCGGTCGCGCGCTTGAGACCATCTTCGACCAGGCGCTTGATCTCTTCATCGATCAGCTTGTTGGTTTCCGCGCCCGACATGGTCCGCGCGGTCTGGCCCATGCCGAGATAGCCTTCCTGGCTCTGCTCGTACTGCAACGGCCCGAGCTTGTCGGACATGCCCCATTTGGTGACCATGTTGCGGGCAAGGTCGGTGGCGTACTGGATGTCGCCCGACGCCCCGCTCGACACCTTGTCGTGGCCGAAGATGATCTCTTCCGCCACGCGCCCGCCCATGGCGACCGCGAGGTTCGCGTGCATCTTGTCGCGATGATACGAGTAATTGTCCCGTTCCGGCAGGCGCATCACCATGCCCAGCGCGCGGCCGCGTGGGATGATCGTCGCCTTGTGGATCGGGTCCGATGCCGGCTCGTTCAGCGAGACGAGCGCGTGGCCCGCCTCGTGATAGGCGGTCATCTTCTTCTCGTCCTCGGTCATGACCATGCTGCGGCGTTCGGCGCCCATCATGACCTTGTCCTTGGCATCCTCGAATTCCTGCATCGCGACGAGGCGCTTGTTGCGGCGTGCCGCCAGCAGCGCGGCTTCGTTGCACAGATTCGCAAGGTCCGCGCCCGAAAAGCCCGGCGTGCCGCGCGCGATGGTACGCGGATTGACGTCGGGCGCCAGGGGAAGCTTCTTCATGTGGACGGCAAGGATCTTCTCGCGGCCTTCGATGTCGGGCACGGGCACCACGACCTGACGGTCGAAACGGCCCGGACGCAGGAGCGCGGGGTCGAGCACGTCGGGGCGGTTCGTCGCCGCGATGATGATGATGCCTTCATTGGCCTCGAAGCCGTCCATCTCGACCAGGAGCTGGTTCAGCGTCTGCTCGCGCTCGTCATTCGAATTGCCGAGACCGTGGCCGCGCGAACGGCCGACCGCGTCGATTTCGTCGATGAAGAGGATGCAGGGCGCGTTCTTCTTCGCCTGTTCGAACATGTCGCGCACGCGGCTCGCGCCGACGCCCACGAACATCTCAACGAAGTCCGACCCCGAAATGGTGAAGAAGGGCACGCCCGCCTCTCCGGCGATGGCGCGCGCGAGCAGCGTCTTACCCGTACCGGGAGACCCGACAAGCAGCGCGCCCTTGGGGATCTGGCCGCCCAATTTGGAGAAGCGCGACGGATCTTTTAGGAACTCGACGATCTCTTCGAGTTCCTCGCGCGCCTCGTCGATGCCCGCGACGTCGTCAAAGGTCACCTTGCCCTGACGCTCGGTCAAAAGCTTGGCCTTCGATTTGCCGAAGCCCATCGCCCCGCCCGCGCCGCCGCCCTTCTGCACCTGGCGCAGCGCGAAGAAAGCGATGCCGAGGATGAGAATGAAGGGGAGCGACTGGATGAGGATGTAGGTCAGGACCCCCATTTCCTCCTTCGCCGCGCCCGAATAGGACACGCCGTTCTCGTCGAGCAATTGGGTCAGCGAAGTGTCGTTGGCGACCGGAACGGTGCTGAACGCATCGCCATTGGTCAGTGTGCCCGAAATGCGGTCTTCCGAAATCTGCACGTCGCGCACGGTGCCTTCGGCCACGCGATCGCGGAAATCGGAATAGCCAATCGCATCGCCCGCAGGCTGGCCGCTATTGCCGAACACCGAGACGACGACCAGCAGCGCGAGGAACACGCCGCCCCATACCATCAGGCTCTTCACCCAGGGGTTGGGGCCGTTGCCCTGCGGATCGTCGGGATTGTTCTGATCGCTCATGTCGGGAAGGGTCCTTTCGCCCCATCTATGTAGGCGCGAAGGTATGAATGGCAAGTTGCTGGTGACGATCGCGATCGGCACGCGATCGGGCCGTCAGAACGGCAGGAAACTCCCGGTTTCGTCGGAGCCGAGATAGAGATAGACGCCGATCGAGGACGCAAGGCCCGCGAAGATCAGCGCGCTCAGCAACAGCGCGCCATCGCGCACCGTCAAGGCGAGGCCGATCATCACGATGGCGAGCATCGGAAGGGTGCTGGCGAAGGGCAGCAATTCGAGCGGCGGAACCGTGCAGCACAGCGCGATCACGACCACGCCCGCGAAGCGCAGCCAGATACCGGTGGTCAAGGCCTCCAGCCGGTCCTGGCTATGCTCGTCGAGCCAGGCTCCGAGCTTGCGCAATTTCGCCACCGCCTTGTGCAGCTTGTCGCTGGCGACGGAGCGGTTCTGGACGAATTCCGGCATCCAGATATGTTCGCGCCCCAGGACCAGCTGCGCGGCGATCACGGCGATGAAGAGCGCCAGCGCGGTCGGCACGCCGGGGATGCCGCCAAGGGGGCTGATCTCGATCAGGGCGGGGATCATCATGAACGGGCCGAAGCTGCGGCGCCCGAAATCGTCGAGCACATCGCGCACGCAGACCTGATCGCCCTTGTCGGCAAGCCCGTCGAGTTCGTCGAGGACGTCCTCTACGCTGGCGGGTTCATGGTCCAGTGTGCCTCTCCTCCTGCGCCCACCAACGAGCGAGGAGGAAAAGAGGTCCACGGACAAGCGGTTATGCCTGGTCGGCCTTCTTGAGGAGCGCCGAACGTTCGCAGCGGCACACGACCTCGCCGCGCTGGTTGATAGCCTCGTGCAGGAAGGTAACGATCCCGGTATCGGGGCGCGATTTGCTTGGGCGCAAACCGATCACCTCGCTCGTCGCATGGAGCGTATCGCCGATGAAGACCGGCTTCGGCATCACGAGCTTGTCGTAACCGAGATTGGCGACCAGCGTCCCCAGCGTCGTATCCCCCACGCTCAGCCCCACCATCAGCGAGAAGGTGAAGGTCCCGTTGACGAGGATCTGGCCGAACTCGCTTGCCCTCGCCGCTTCCGCATCGAGATGGAGCGGCTGGGGGTTGTGGGTCATGGTGGTAAAGAGGAGATTGTCCGTCTCCGTCACCGTGCGGCGGATCTCGTGCTCGATCCGGTCGCCGACCGCCCATTCGTCGAAATGGCGGCCTGCCATCAGCTGTGGCCCATCACGGCTTTGACTTCGAGGAAGTCGTGGAAGCCGAATTCGCCCCATTCGCGGCCATTGCCCGATTTCTTGTAGCCGCCGAACGCCGCATTCATGTCATAGCCGCCATTGATGGCGACGCGCCCTGCGCGGATGCGCTTGGCTAGGCTGCGGGCGGTTTCGATATCCTCGCCCGTGATCGCGCTGGCGAGGCCGTATTCGGTGTCGTTGGCGATGCGGATCGCGTCGTCGTAATCCTCGTAGCCGAGGATGGTCAGAACCGGCCCGAAGATTTCCTCGCGCGCGATCGTCATGTCGTTGGTGACATCGGCGAAGACGGTCGGCTTGACGTAATGGCCGGTTTCGAGGCCCTCTGGCTTGCCCGGTCCGCCCGCGACCAAAGTCGCGCCTTCCTCGATCCCCTTTTCGATCAGGCCCTGGATTTTGTCCCACTGCTGGCGGCTGACCACCGGGCCGATCGCAGCATTGCCCTTGGGATCGCCGGGAATCACGCCCTCGGCGGCTTCCTTCGCGGCGGCCTTGGCTTCTTCCAAGCGGGCGTGCGGCACGAGCATCCGGCTGGGCGCGGTGCAGGTCTGGCCCGAATTGCCCATCATCGCGGTGGTCCCGCGCATCACGGACTTGGTGAAGGCGCTGTCGTCGAGCACGATGTTCGGGCTCTTGCCGCCCAGTTCCTGCGCCACGCGCTTGACCGTGTCGGCAGCGTTCTTGGCGATCAGGACACCGGCGCGGGTCGATCCGGTGAAGCTGACCATGTCGATATCGGGATGGCCGCTGATCGCCTCGCCCACGCCGGGCCCGTCACCATTGATGAGGTTGAAGACGCCTGCGGGTACGCCCGCCGCATCCATGATTTCGGCGAAGATATAGGCGTTGAAGGGCGCGATCTCGCTGGGTTTGAGGAGCATGGTATTGCCCGTAGCCAGCGCGGGGAAGACCTTGCAGGCGATCTGGTTGAGCGGCCAGTTCCAGGGCGTGATCATGCCGACGACGCCGATCGGTTCCCAGACATGGAGGGTCGGCCCGTCCTGGCGTTCGAATTCGAAGCGTTCGAGGATGTCGATCGCAGTCGCGCAGTGGCCGGCGAGGAGGCCGACATGCGGCCCGTTGGCGAGCGACATCGGCGCGCCCATCTCGTCGCTGACCGCCGTGGCCAGCTCTTCCTTGCGGTTCTCGATCTCGGCCTGGATGGCGCGCAGCAGGGTCAAGCGTTCCTCGCGGCTCGTCTGGCTGAAGCTTTCGAAGGCGCGGCGCGCGGCCTTTACCGCCTTGTCGACGTCGGCCTTGGTGCCGAAGCTGATATGGCCGATCGTTTCTTCGGTGGCCGGGTTCTCGACCGGGCGCGTGTCCTCGCTGACGGGGTCGACCCACTGGCCGTCGATATAGAATTGGGTGCAGTCGCGCATATCCGATCTCCTCTTTGCGAGGGACAGGTAGCGATGAGAGAAGGCTCCTGCAACGCGTGCGGGCTTGCCAAGCGGCCCGCAAATCCCCACCGGGTGGCGCGATGCAGCCTGTCGAGCCAGCCGATCCCGCAAGCCTGCGCCGCGCCTTTCGCGATGCGCTGGGCTCGTTCGCGACCGGGGTGACGATCGCGACCACGCTGGCGGAAGACGAAGCGCCGGTGGGCGTCACCGCCAGCAGCTTCAATTCGGTCAGCCTCGACCCGCCGCTGGTCCTGTGGTCGCTGGCGAAATCCGCCCAGTCGCGCGCGGCCTTCACCAGCAGCGGCCATTTCGCCGTCCATGTCCTCGCCGCCAGCCAGCAGGACCTGTCCGACCGCTTCGCCCGCTCGGGCGTGGACAAGTTCGCCGGGCTCGAATGGGAGGTGGGCGAATTGGGATCGCCCCTGTTCCCCGACTTCGCCGCGCGGTTCGAATGCAAGACCCGGCACGAATACGAAGGCGGCGACCACGTCATCCTCGTCGGCGAGGTGGTCGCGTTCGAAGCGAATGACGTGCCGCCGCTGCTCTTCCACGCCGGGTCCTACGCCCGGCGCCGCTTCCAGGCGCGCGATGCGGCGCAGGACATCTTGAACGAGGTCATCGCGGTCGAACACGCGCTGGAAAAGGTCGCGCGCGGCGATCTGCCGTCCGGGCGCATGGAGGAAATGCGGGCGCTGATGCGGCGGATCGTCGATCTTTCGAACTGATGCCTTGCGTGGCCGGACCGCGACGATAGGTTGCGGCCTGAAACCGTTCGAGCGGGAGAGAACAGGATGAGCTTCGAAACGATTACGACGGCGCGCGAGGGCGACGTGCTGACGATCACGCTGAACCGGCCCGAGCGGCTCAATGCCTGCCCGCCCGACATGGCGGACGAGATCTTCGCCGCGATCCGCGATTTGGACGGCGCGCGCGCGGTGCTGATCACCGGGGCGGGGCGTGCGTTCTGTTCGGGCGCGGACCTTGCCGCGCGGGGCGAGCGCTCGGTCGGAGGCGGCGAAGGCGCGTTCACCGCGCTCGGTCGCCATTACAATCCGATGGTCATGGCGCTTGCCAGCCTCCCCGTGCCGGTGATCGCGGCAGTCAACGGCCCGGCGGCGGGCATCGGCTGCTCGATCGCGCTGGCGGCGGATTTCGTGATCGCCGGATCGAGCGCCTATTTCCTCCAGGCCTTCGTCAATATCGGCCTCGTGCCCGATGGCGGGTCGAGCTGGATGCTGCCGCGCCTCGTCGGCAAGGCGCAGGCCACGCGGATGATGATGCTGGGCGAGAAGATCCCCGCCGAAGAGGCCGAACGGATCGGCCTCATCTACAAGACCGTCGCCGACGATGCGCTGATGGACGAGGCGAAGGCGCTGGCGACGAGGCTCGCGGGCGGACCGACCGTGGCGCTCGGCGCAATGAAACAGGCCATCCGGCGCGGGCTCGAAGCCGATTTTTCAACCACGCTCCAATACGAGGCCGAAGCGCAGCGCGTGGCGGGCAATTCCAAGGATGCGATGGAAGGCGGCATGGCCTTCCTCCAGAAGCGGAAACCGGAATTCAAGGGGGCGTAGGCCGCCCCCTTTTCCGCTATTCGTCATTCCCGCGCAGGCGGGAATTCAGGACCAGCGTTGCGCGCTGGATCCCCGCCTACGCGGGGATGACGGTGGATGAGTGCGGAAAAGGCCGACTTCCGCTCCGCCTACACCACCGCGTCGCGCTTGACCGTGATGACCTGCGGATAGGTGAATTCCTTCAACCCATCGATCCCGTATTCCGCGCCGAAGCCCGATTGCTTGTGCCCGCCAAAGGGCGCGAGGGGCGACAGGTGCATGAATTCGTTGATCCACACCGTCCCGGTTTCGAGCTGTTCGGCGATTTCGACCGCCGCGTCGGTATCCTTCGACCAGATCGCGCCCGCCAGCCCGTATTGCGACGCGTTGGCGCGCGCGATCGCCTCGTCCACGCTTGAAAACTTCATCAGCGGCATGACCGGGCCGAACTGTTCCTCGGCGACGATCCGCGCATCTTCCGGCGGATTGTCGAGGATGGTGATCGGCACGTAATATCCCGTGCCCGAAGGATCGGTGTCGCCGCCCGTCAGGAAGCTGTAGCCATTGTCCTTGGCGTCCTGGATCAGGTCGCAGACCCGCTCGAACTGCTTCCGGTTCTGGATCGGCCCGACCCCGGTGCCCTGCTGCGATCCGTCGCCGACGGTCACGCCCTTCGCATAATCGGCAATGGCCCTCGACAGATCGTCATAGATGTCTTCGTGGATGTAGATGCGCTTGGCCGCGATGCAGACCTGGCCGGCATTGGAGAAGCTCGACCAGAACAGCTGTTCGGCCACTTTCTCGACATCGGCATCGGGGAGGACGATAGAGGCGTCGTTGCCGCCCAGTTCGAGCGTGATGCGCTTCAGATCGCGCGCCGCGCCTTCCATGATCTTCTTGCCCGTCGCGGTCGATCCGGTGAAGGTGATCTTGTCGATCCCCGGATGCTCGGTGATGAGCGGGCCGAGGCTGTCTTCGCCGGTGATGATATTGACGGTCCCGGCGGGGACCACGTCCTTGATCAGTTCGGCGATGCGCAGGGTCGTCAGCGGCGTGAAGGGCGAGGGTTTCAGGACGATGGTGCAGCCAGCGACGAGGGCGGGCACGATCTTCTGGATCGCCATCATGATCGGGAAATTCCACGGCACGATCCCGCCGACCACGCCCACCGGCACACGGCGGGTGCGCGACAGGCGGGTGTCGTCGTCCTGATTGATGACATCGTCCAGCGTCAGCCCCGCCTGCGCCTTGGCGAGGCCCGCCGCGCCGTAGATCTCCTGCTGCGCCTGCGCGTGCGGCTTGCCCTGTTCGCTGGTCAGCAGGCGGAACAATTCGTCCGCATTGTCCTTGATCGCTGCCGCGATGCCGAGGACGACCTTCTGCCGCTCCTCCGGCGTGGTCTTGCGCCAGCTTTTGAAGGCGACCCGCGCCGCATCGACCGCACGATCCAATTCGCCCTTACCGCAGGCGGGGACCCGCGCGATCACCTGTTCGGTCGCCGGATTGACGACATCCAGCGTCGCGTCGGTCGTCACCATCTCGCCGCCGATCAGATTGGCATAGGTCGCGGTCATATCTCTCTCCTGTCGATCGCTCTTTTGTCTAGGACTAGGCCATCAAGGCCGCCGACGCCAGCGCATCACGACACTATGGCGCAGCGTAAATCGAGCGGTTAGGAGCGGCGAATGTGGTCGGGCTAGCGAGTTCGCCCGCAGCATTCGTTTCATACACTCTCACAGGCTCACGACATGGCATTCGCTGTATTTCTGGTCGTCATCGGTCTCGCCGCCTTGGTTTTCGGCGGTGAATTGCTGGTGCGCGGCTCCGTCCTGCTGGCGGTGAAGGCAAGGCTCTCGCCACTCGCCATCGGCGTCGTGGTGGTGGGCTTCGGCACCTCGATGCCCGAACTCGCGACCAGCGTCGAAGCGGTGCTCGCGGATGCGCCACAGCTCGCCTGGGGCAATATCGTCGGCTCCAATATCGCCAACACGCTGATGATTTTGGGCGGGGCGGCGCTCGTTTCGCCCTTCGTTCTGGGCGGCAAGGGGACGATCCGCGATCCGCTGGTGGGCGCGCTGGCAGCCTTGCTGTTGCTCGGTGCGACTGCGTTCGCCTGGGCCGGGACGCTGCTCGGTGCCGCGATGCTGCTGGCGCTGGCGATCTATCTCGTCGTCGCGCTGAAATCGGAACGCACCGCGCCCGTCGATCCCGAACTCGATCCCGAAAGCGCGGATCTGACCCCATCGGGATGGACCAGGCCCTCGCTGCTGACCATCGCCGGCCTCGCCATCCTGATCGCCGGCGGTCAGGCGCTGGTCAGCGGATCGATCGATCTTGCCCGCCTCGTCGGCCTCAGCGAGACGGTGATCGGGTTGACGGTCGTCGCCATCGGAACCTCGCTGCCCGAGCTGGTCGCTTCCGTCCTCGCCGCGCGCAAGGGGGAAAGCGAGCTGGCCTTCGGCAATGTCGCCGGTTCCAACCTCTACAATATTCTCTTCATCGGCGGCGCGACCATGCTGCTTGCGCCCGAACCGATCACGCGCGAGATGCTGCCGCTCGATCTGGGCGTGATGACCGGCGCGGCGCTGCTCCTCCTTGTCCTCGCCTGGGTGGCGAAGCGGGTGACGCGCTGGATGGGCGC of Qipengyuania pelagi contains these proteins:
- a CDS encoding aldehyde dehydrogenase family protein gives rise to the protein MTATYANLIGGEMVTTDATLDVVNPATEQVIARVPACGKGELDRAVDAARVAFKSWRKTTPEERQKVVLGIAAAIKDNADELFRLLTSEQGKPHAQAQQEIYGAAGLAKAQAGLTLDDVINQDDDTRLSRTRRVPVGVVGGIVPWNFPIMMAIQKIVPALVAGCTIVLKPSPFTPLTTLRIAELIKDVVPAGTVNIITGEDSLGPLITEHPGIDKITFTGSTATGKKIMEGAARDLKRITLELGGNDASIVLPDADVEKVAEQLFWSSFSNAGQVCIAAKRIYIHEDIYDDLSRAIADYAKGVTVGDGSQQGTGVGPIQNRKQFERVCDLIQDAKDNGYSFLTGGDTDPSGTGYYVPITILDNPPEDARIVAEEQFGPVMPLMKFSSVDEAIARANASQYGLAGAIWSKDTDAAVEIAEQLETGTVWINEFMHLSPLAPFGGHKQSGFGAEYGIDGLKEFTYPQVITVKRDAVV
- a CDS encoding calcium/sodium antiporter, which codes for MAFAVFLVVIGLAALVFGGELLVRGSVLLAVKARLSPLAIGVVVVGFGTSMPELATSVEAVLADAPQLAWGNIVGSNIANTLMILGGAALVSPFVLGGKGTIRDPLVGALAALLLLGATAFAWAGTLLGAAMLLALAIYLVVALKSERTAPVDPELDPESADLTPSGWTRPSLLTIAGLAILIAGGQALVSGSIDLARLVGLSETVIGLTVVAIGTSLPELVASVLAARKGESELAFGNVAGSNLYNILFIGGATMLLAPEPITREMLPLDLGVMTGAALLLLVLAWVAKRVTRWMGALMVLAYAAYLATLVVLAS
- a CDS encoding MaoC family dehydratase; this translates as MAGRHFDEWAVGDRIEHEIRRTVTETDNLLFTTMTHNPQPLHLDAEAARASEFGQILVNGTFTFSLMVGLSVGDTTLGTLVANLGYDKLVMPKPVFIGDTLHATSEVIGLRPSKSRPDTGIVTFLHEAINQRGEVVCRCERSALLKKADQA
- a CDS encoding aldehyde dehydrogenase family protein, coding for MRDCTQFYIDGQWVDPVSEDTRPVENPATEETIGHISFGTKADVDKAVKAARRAFESFSQTSREERLTLLRAIQAEIENRKEELATAVSDEMGAPMSLANGPHVGLLAGHCATAIDILERFEFERQDGPTLHVWEPIGVVGMITPWNWPLNQIACKVFPALATGNTMLLKPSEIAPFNAYIFAEIMDAAGVPAGVFNLINGDGPGVGEAISGHPDIDMVSFTGSTRAGVLIAKNAADTVKRVAQELGGKSPNIVLDDSAFTKSVMRGTTAMMGNSGQTCTAPSRMLVPHARLEEAKAAAKEAAEGVIPGDPKGNAAIGPVVSRQQWDKIQGLIEKGIEEGATLVAGGPGKPEGLETGHYVKPTVFADVTNDMTIAREEIFGPVLTILGYEDYDDAIRIANDTEYGLASAITGEDIETARSLAKRIRAGRVAINGGYDMNAAFGGYKKSGNGREWGEFGFHDFLEVKAVMGHS
- a CDS encoding flavin reductase family protein, with product MQPVEPADPASLRRAFRDALGSFATGVTIATTLAEDEAPVGVTASSFNSVSLDPPLVLWSLAKSAQSRAAFTSSGHFAVHVLAASQQDLSDRFARSGVDKFAGLEWEVGELGSPLFPDFAARFECKTRHEYEGGDHVILVGEVVAFEANDVPPLLFHAGSYARRRFQARDAAQDILNEVIAVEHALEKVARGDLPSGRMEEMRALMRRIVDLSN
- a CDS encoding enoyl-CoA hydratase-related protein, which codes for MSFETITTAREGDVLTITLNRPERLNACPPDMADEIFAAIRDLDGARAVLITGAGRAFCSGADLAARGERSVGGGEGAFTALGRHYNPMVMALASLPVPVIAAVNGPAAGIGCSIALAADFVIAGSSAYFLQAFVNIGLVPDGGSSWMLPRLVGKAQATRMMMLGEKIPAEEAERIGLIYKTVADDALMDEAKALATRLAGGPTVALGAMKQAIRRGLEADFSTTLQYEAEAQRVAGNSKDAMEGGMAFLQKRKPEFKGA